In Phaseolus vulgaris cultivar G19833 chromosome 3, P. vulgaris v2.0, whole genome shotgun sequence, the sequence tatatatatatatatatatatatataggtttGGCTTTCCaaacttaaaattagtttatcttTCTctagtgtgtttggattggggaggGATGTGTGGAGATTTGAAGGAGTAAATGTGTGACGATGTGAGagaaaaatgtgaagaaagtgaaagtGTTTGGATTGGAATATGTTAGAGTAGACTTTGAAGAAAGTTTATgtgagtttgtgagtgatgtgatgattgtgaaagaattttttttaaaggtgtaaaatattactttacaaatttacccttgtttattaaaaaaaaatttaataataaaatgagttgtttttgtttaaaaatgaacAACTTTCTCATATTTcctagatttaaaaattataattagaaaatagatatatattaaatgtaaataagtataatttaaaatttataattagaaaaaaatatttatttaacaaattaaataaaaacaaaacttcaagtaatttcttaaaagtattaaacatgtatataaaattggaaaataatttagatattatataaataaaacatattattttttaatattagaaaCCTTGTagtaatgaaaaacaaaaaaaaaatactacaacaacaaaaatatgatataattaataagagaaaaaaattttataaaaaattataatcaaataaattatgaCTCATAAACCTAATGTATTTCCTGCATGGGTTATCTCAAAAGCAATATGCTCATGTAAAACCAAATGAAACACTTTAACTATGTGAAACACTacaataaataaagataaattcgCAAATAAGAGATGGTCACTCATTatcttaaaccctaaaccttaaatcaaaataactaatattattttacttctTTCTCTATAAACAATCCATCCACACAAATACCCTATATGAACTAATGTTTGATGTTGTGTTTCTATTGGTTTTGGGTATACTTTGGTggagtgaaaaagaaaataagtatCTGGTGGATACCTTATCCTGGACCAAATCAAATGATACTCAAATGATTAGAAGTTTTTTGCCCAgattttttcactaaaataatagAATGACTATTTTCCTGTTTCACAGGTTTTGCAATATTGTTGAATGAGAAGTTTGAGTATGTCGAGACATTGATGAAAAAAAACAGATGAGATTATCATGAAAGTCaaagaaatattattataaacaccATGATAAATCTCTAGTAGCAAATAGGAGGTTGTGAAGTTGGACTTTTTTCGGTGTATGTTCACAAACAATTTGAAGAAGTAAAGATTGATTGATccatttaataaaacaaaaagagttgattgagaagaagaagagaatgatCCACTTGGCTAAACCTGCTCATGCGCCGGCTTCAATGCTCACTGGTTTTGGACTTCTTCCCTACAAACGTGTTACCATACTTAgtctaatatatttttacataaattaagatatattaaatattatagaattatttttataaaatttggtGATTTGTTTTTCTGTTTCTTTGGTAAGCCACACTAACTTGTTAAGTGGTTAAAAATTAGTATACTTACCTCTTTTATACATTATATCAACTCTtcattatttgaaaaatattatactaAATATACCCACACATGTTGCCAATGTATTACGAATCTACATGTTATTTGGAATACTGATTTAATTTTTTCAGcacacaaataattaattagtattCTATAATAGcaataatttgaaataaagaTAGTTTGGAgctttattttgaaaatgatttaTTGGGAGTgaaaatttgactaaaattaaattaaattaaagaaagaaaagaaaaataaataaatagaatggTGTGTTTAAAAGTAGAACGAAGCCCCATTTTGGtgcttttgttttcttcttctcttccttctATTTTGTCCTGCTTCCCTTTCTTTCCTCTCAGTTCAGTTTCAGTTCCACTTCCCTCACACACTCTCTCTTCTCTAATCTTGGATCCCTTCTTGACCTGGTCGATATGAGTCAACTCGGTCTCATTTTACAGGAATCGCTCCGCACAGAGAGAGAAGCAAGAACCATCCTGGGTCTGTTAACGGACCAAATGGACGTCGTCGATGGAGCCCAACGGAGGAGACGCACGCTCAAAGAACGCCTCAGATTCTCCGGAATCGGCTGCTGCGGGGCCACCTGGGTTTTCCGACAAACCGTAAGGGACGAAGGAGGAACACCACCACCACCGCCACCACCACAACAGCAAACAAACTCGGGTCAAGATCCGAACCCGAACAGACCCGAATGCATGGGTCCGAGGGGGTCGGGGTCGGGCATGAATCTAGCGGCGGCGCTGGCTGCGGAGAGGCAATTGCGGGAATCTGAAGAGGGAAGGGTGTCGTTGATGCGGCTATTGGAGGAGACGGAGCGTGGTGGAGATGCGGCTGTGAGTAATGATTCGGTGTGCTGCGTGTGCATGGGGAGGAAGAAAGGCGCGGCATTTATCCCGTGTGGGCACACTTTCTGTAGGGTGTGTTCGAAAGAAATGTGGTTGAAGAGAGGTACTTGTCCCCTTTGTAACCGTTCCGTTCTCGACATTCTCCACATCTTCTGAATCCAACTCATCATCACCCATTTTCTTGGATCAGTttacaaaagtaaaataaaatcaagTTGGTATTATAAATTTCCTCATATTTATTTCTGCATTTTGTCCTTTTCTTCCTATGCCTCTGTACTTTACGCCCCTTCAAAACACTGCACACCAAACAATTCGAATTCGTGTATAATAATCATATTGCAGTTAATTTGGCGCTTCAGAAATCAAATTTCTAGACCAGAAGGGGGACCATATtcgttttttctattttatgctccattaattataatttattagcAAAGTTTGTGAAGCACATGAGGTGGTTGATTGTTACATTTGTAGCATGGTAACATTCACATGTGCATTGTGCAGTAGGTTAGTAGTTTGTTAATAGTACCAAACACTCTTTTTTCGGACAAACACTAGCAAACACTCTACAATTCGGCCTCATATCTACACAATTTATTGAATTAAGGTAGGTAGATGAGGGATAtaaattatagttttaataatgaaaattgtcctaagaaattatttaatttaaacttagtttaaatatatttttcactcTCATAAATATTATGTTGAATTGTCTAGTGTTGTCATAGGTGATAAGCCGACATGGGATGTGAGGCTGGAGAACTGGTCCACTAAGAGAGGACACATAATAACTATACTAACCTAGAATATTTGTACCAccatttattttatatctaaaatagtgTTATCAGAAATTGATAATTACATCATTTGATTAAGAAACACAAACTACAACTATTTCTAttgaaaatttcttttaataacCTGTATAACAAATATCGATACTAAAAGACGGTTTGTGCTGTTAGAATAAATTCAATTCAATCAAAGCACACTACTAAGAAAAGGTTGTAAATCACAATCGCATAACCTCGTTAACGTGGCAACCCGAAGGTTCCAATATCATAGTTGGGCTCGTAGTTGGGCTCAAGTATTGGTTATAACGGCGATTCTTCAATTACCTCCGATagcttcttcctacacctccatggCTTCTTCCAGCACCCCGtactaaaaacatatttactATTATACTcttcagtaaaaaaatattaaaaaaataaaatataactttaaccTAATTTAATTTAACCTACTTTTACTTTCTCTCCCTTTCTCCTTCACTCCCAGCGCCGCACACCCCCATCCATCTCCCACCTCCTTCAACCTTTCTCCTTCTCTCAAAGTTCTTCATCTCTCAAAGCTTCCATTCCTTCTAAAGCTCTCCTTTTCCACTGCCATCTTCATTTACAACATTTACAAATTAGTAATTtcattacttttaattttgaagtgaAATGTGGCGGAAGGCACAGGTCTTGTAACCACTCACACAAATAGGTACCAAATTACTTAATCCCGTGAGTTTTAAGTTAGGTTCTGGACTACATAATCTGGTTGGTTTTTAGTTAggttttggattacataatccggtgGGTTTTTAGTTAGGTTCCGAATTACGTAATCTGGTAGGTGTTAGGTTTTCAACCAGTTATGGATTACGTAATTCTGTAAAGTTTAGGATTTAATAagtttcggattacataatccaataTTAGCAGAATTTTAATTAGGGtttcggattacgtaatccggtAGGTTTATCCAACTAAGTTTCACATTGCGTAATCCAGAAGTTGCATTTTCTGTGCTCCGGAttagtgtttttttatattttatattatatacgATAGTTACCACCATCACCACAACGCAACTACCACCACAATGCACCACCTCAAGCACGACAACCGTGACACTGCACCCCACCACCACAACAAACACCTTCTTTTTCACTCGTGGACAAAATGTAAAACAaaactttcatttttatctttttcactgaAAGAcaatttttgatattttaaaattttatggaGGTGCCCGAAGAAATCATGGAGGTACATGAAAAAGTTGTCATCTATGTCATCTTCCTAACCTCTCTGGAAGAAGCCGAATAATAATTTAtccttttgttttcattttttcattggacatctctctttttcttttccgTCGTATCACCACGGTCACAATAACTCTCACATTCAATGTCATCACGATAATAACCTCTCACATTTATTGTCTTATTATAAAAGATTGtattatggattacataatttggaatacatttgtattttagattgtacaatttaaaataaaaaaatcgtATTACAAATTGTagaatttgaaatacaaaatttgattttcagATTGTAGAATCTAGAATATAACGTTTGTATTTCAGATTATAGAATCAagaatacaaaatttgtatttttggaTTGTAGAATTTGGAATCCAAATTTTTATTCATGATTGTATTATTCAGAATGCAAATTTGGTATTCCGAATTCTATAATCCATAGTGTAAAATTTTggatacaaaatttatattgtaatacaaatttatattatggATTGTATTATTTGGAATGCAAATTTTGTATTCCGAATTCTATAATCCATAATGTAAAATTTTGTATTCCGAATTCTATAATccaaaatgtaaaattttgtattttgaattgtagAACTTGTAATACAAAATTTGCATTTTGAATTGTAGAATTTGCATtccaaattgtaaaatttgaaatgagtaatttcaatatttttgaaaatataggGGTGCCAGAAAAAactatggaggtgtaggaagaattttcctaattataaacaaaaaaaagacCTAAGGACCAATTCAAACAACCTGGGGTTTTGAATTTTCCACCCTCAAACTCCTTAGGAAAAGATGAAATTACCCctccttatatttatatttaatcttttttttccttctttccaTATCTTCTTCTACCTTCTACGTTGTACCCCTGTTTGCACCCTTTCAGAATTTTTTCCTTTTGTTGATGAGTGGGAGAGGCTGCTGGAAGTTCATTGAGCACCAGTGTTACACCGTCATTGAAGAGGCAAGTATTTACAATGTATTTTTGTTCTTTGTagttttgtgtgtaatctggttTTTGGTCAAAAATACATTTAGGCTTGTGTCACTTAAAGAAATTGTTTTTGTGAATCTCTCTTCATTTTTGTTGTTGGTGGTTTATTTTAGAAGGTTTTG encodes:
- the LOC137806738 gene encoding uncharacterized protein, translated to MSQLGLILQESLRTEREARTILGLLTDQMDVVDGAQRRRRTLKERLRFSGIGCCGATWVFRQTVRDEGGTPPPPPPPQQQTNSGQDPNPNRPECMGPRGSGSGMNLAAALAAERQLRESEEGRVSLMRLLEETERGGDAAVSNDSVCCVCMGRKKGAAFIPCGHTFCRVCSKEMWLKRGTCPLCNRSVLDILHIF